Proteins from a genomic interval of Gossypium hirsutum isolate 1008001.06 chromosome A09, Gossypium_hirsutum_v2.1, whole genome shotgun sequence:
- the LOC107896471 gene encoding 40S ribosomal protein S10-1, protein MIIPEKNRREISKYLFQEGVCYAKKDYNLAKHPEIDVPNLQVIKLMQSFKSKEYVRETFAWMHYYWYLTNDGIEFLRTYLNLPSEIVPATLKKQAKPAGRPMGPPGDRPRGPPRFGEGERRFGDRDGYRGGPRGGGDFGDKGGAPADYQPSFRGPGTRPAFGRGGGGYGGAGPAGLP, encoded by the exons ATG ATCATCCCAGAAAAGAACCGCCGCGAGATCTCCAAGTACCTCTTCCAAG AGGGCGTTTGCTATGCAAAGAAAGACTATAATTTGGCGAAGCACCCTGAAATTGATGTTCCAAATCTTCAAGTAATAAAGCTGATGCAAAGCTTCAAGTCAAAGGAATACGTGCGTGAAACTTTTGCTTGGATGCATTACTATTGGTACCTTACAAATGATGGCATTGAGTTCTTAAGGACTTACCTGAACCTTCCTTCTGAGATTGTTCCTGCTACTTTGAAGAAACAAGCTAAACCTGCTGGTCGTCCCATGGGCCCTCCTGGTGACCGCCCACG CGGCCCACCACGCTTTGGTGAGGGTGAGAGGAGATTTGGTGACAGAGATGGCTATCGCGGTGGTCCTCGAGGAGGCGGTGATTTTGGTGATAAAGGAGGAGCTCCAGCTGATTATCAGCCTTCATTCAGG GGCCCTGGAACACGGCCTGCTTTTGGTCGTGGAGGTGGTGGTTATGGTGGTGCTGGACCTGCTGGTCTTCCTTGA
- the LOC107896469 gene encoding BTB/POZ domain-containing protein At1g63850, with protein MATTITTTTSISAKPSVPTALLKVQAQPIKPKRHNCKETTISSSAAAATTNPCSDSIVSPDSSWCCPASKPLPAPPPPPPSPPPLPPQAYGAHDQGLNDSLVGFKIRYYPGSVSPVMDFTGGTALSNGHSPWSFTKFNSALTAGLLNPMSPPPPTDKTRSSPTLFEMMANEPDNNPRNQTQDQAQIQVPISGPRQNQPPPVIDKQALTMQRISDLLSTRSPGNQFNDPNSSDMKLTLSSKDGISVLMNVHRQILVAHSRFFAVKLSDRSQETNGPTGPYSVEIADCDDVEVYIEVLRLMYCKDLRKMLMREDVSKVLGILKVSAAIGFDAGVLSCLEYLEAAPWTEDEEEKVASLLAELRLENVGAGEVLKRVSIEVNNGIDGGDNEEVLLKLLHVVLQGKDEKARREMKELVLKMLRENPSQNDLRKESLYSACDGCLELLQRHFLRAASSDLQDVNQIARQADNLHWILDILIDRQIAEDFLKSWASQSELSATHSKVPAIHRFEVSRVTARLFVGIGKGQLLVSKEARFLLLQTWLVPFYNDFGWMMRRASKGLDRHLIEDGLSNTILTLPLAWQQDILLAWFDRFLNSGEDCPNIQRGFEVWWRRAFWR; from the exons ATGGCAACAACCATAACTACAACGACATCAATTTCTGCAAAACCATCGGTTCCTACTGCTCTGCTCAAAGTCCAAGCACAACCAATCAAGCCCAAACGCCACAACTGTAAAGAAACCACCATTTCTTCCTCCGCTGCTGCCGCTACTACAAATCCCTGCTCCGACTCCATTGTTTCCCCTGATAGCTCTTGGTGCTGCCCTGCTTCGAAGCCTCTCCCTGCGCCGCCTCCTCCCCcgccttctcctcctcctcttccgCCGCAAGCCTACGGTGCTCATGACCAGGGCTTGAACGATTCTTTGGTTGGTTTCAAGATCCGGTATTATCCGGGCAGTGTATCACCCGTCATGGACTTCACCGGCGGGACGGCGCTCTCTAACGGTCATTCTCCCTGGAGTTTCACTAAGTTCAACTCTGCCCTTACGGCGGGTCTTCTAAACCCGATGTCTCCGCCACCTCCGACGGACAAGACAAGGTCCAGTCCGACCCTTTTCGAAATGATGGCTAACGAACCCGATAACAACCCAAGAAACCAAACCCAAGACCAAGCCCAGATCCAAGTACCCATTTCAGGTCCAAGACAAAACCAACCCCCTCCTGTCATCGATAAGCAGGCATTGACCATGCAACGAATTTCGGATCTTTTATCGACTCGTAGCCCTGGGAACCAGTTCAACGACCCGAATTCGAGTGATATGAAGCTGACGCTTAGTTCCAAGGATGGGATTAGTGTGTTAATGAACGTTCACAGGCAAATACTGGTGGCTCACAGTAGGTTTTTTGCAGTGAAGTTATCGGACCGATCACAAGAGACGAATGGACCTACTGGGCCGTACAGTGTGGAAATAGCAGATTGTGATGACGTAGAGGTTTACATTGAGGTTTTGAGGTTGATGTATTGTAAGGATTTGAGGAAGATGTTAATGAGAGAGGACGTTTCTAAGGTTCTTGGAATTTTGAAG GTTTCAGCGGCAATTGGCTTTGATGCTGGGGTTCTTTCTTGCTTGGAGTACTTGGAAGCCGCGCCGTGGACGGAGGACGAAGAAGAAAAAGTGGCTTCTTTACTGGCGGAACTCCGCCTTGAAAACGTTGGAGCTGGGGAAGTTTTAAAGAGGGTTTCTATTGAAGTTAATAACGGAATTGATGGTGGCGATAATGAAGAAGTGCTTCTCAAGCTTTTGCATGTGGTTCTTCAAGGCAAAGACGAAAAAGCAAGGCGTGAAATGAAAGAATTGGTGTTGAAGATGCTTCGCGAGAATCCCTCTCAGAACGATCTCCGGAAAGAGTCTTTATACTCCGCTTGTGACGGCTGTCTGGAACTGCTCCAACGCCATTTTCTCCGAGCAGCTTCATCAGATTTGCAGGATGTGAATCAGATTGCTAGACAAGCAGATAATTTGCATTGGATTCTAGACATTTTGATTGATAGACAGATAGCTGaggattttctaaaatcatggGCTTCTCAGTCTGAATTATCTGCCACTCATTCCAAAGTTCCAGCTATCCATAGGTTCGAAGTTAGCCGAGTTACTGCCCGGCTATTCGTTGGAATTGGAAAAGGGCAGTTATTGGTGTCAAAGGAAGCGAGGTTCTTGCTTTTACAGACATGGTTGGTGCCATTTTACAATGATTTCGGGTGGATGATGAGGCGAGCATCAAAAGGCCTCGATCGACATCTAATCGAGGATGGTCTTAGTAACACGATTCTCACATTGCCTCTGGCATGGCAGCAGGATATATTGCTTGCTTGGTTTGATAGATTCTTGAACTCGGGTGAAGATTGTCCAAACATTCAAAGAGGTTTTGAAGTTTGGTGGAGGAGAGCGTTCTGGCGTTGA
- the LOC107896470 gene encoding hydroxyproline O-galactosyltransferase HPGT1 isoform X1, which translates to MRSRGSSNRLPNSGGFGFHSRISALVLSMFATMATIYVAARMWQDAESRVYLIQQLHTTTALGNSAISVDNKLKVEACREQVHKLSALEMDLSAARQEGFVSKERSENGSTHSKKRLLAVIGIITTFGRKKNRDAIRKAWMGSGAALRKLEEKGIVVRFVIGRSANRRDSLDREIDNEHRQTDDIIVLNQVEAPEECSNKIKFFFVHAVESWDAEFYVKVNDDVYVNIDTLGATLSAHSDKPRVYMGCMKSGQVFSEPTHKWYEPDWWKFGDAKSYFRHASGEIYAISSALAQFISINRSILRIYAHDDVSAGSWFIGLDVKHVDERKFCCSPSSTGSICTAI; encoded by the exons ATGCGTAGCCGGGGATCGAGTAACCGTCTTCCTAACTCCGGTGGCTTCGGTTTTCATTCTCGAATTTCGGCTTTGGTTCTCTCCATGTTCGCTACCATGGCCACCATTTACGTTGCCGCCCG CATGTGGCAAGACGCTGAGAGCAGAGTATATTTAATTCAACAACTTCACACAACAACTGCTCtg GGAAATTCTGCTATATCTGTTGATAATAAGCTAAAAGTTGAAGCCTGCAG GGAACAAGTGCATAAGTTATCAGCCCTTGAGATGGATTTATCTGCTGCAAGACAGGAAGGGTTTGTTTCAAAGGAGCGATCGGAGAACGGCAGTACACATTCTAAGAAAAGGCTATTAGCTGTTATAGGTATCATCACAACATTCGGTCGAAAGAAAAACCGAGACGCAATTCGGAAAGCATGGATGGGATCAG GCGCAGCTTTGAGAAAACTAGAAGAGAAAGGAATCGTTGTACGGTTCGTGATAGGAAGAAG TGCGAATCGCAGAGATAGTTTAGACAGGGAGATTGACAATGAACACAGGCAGACTGATGACATCATTGTTCTG AATCAAGTGGAGGCACCCGAGGAATGTTCaaacaagataaaatttttctttgttcatGCTGTGGAGAGCTGGGATGCAGAGTTCTATGTTAAGGTCAATGATGATGTTTATGTTAatattg ATACACTAGGTGCAACACTCTCTGCTCATTCAGATAAGCCTCGTGTTTATATGGGGTGTATGAAATCCGGACAAGTTTTCTCCGAACC GACTCACAAATGGTATGAACCTGACTGGTGGAAATTCGGCGATGCAAAATC ATACTTTCGGCATGCTTCAGGAGAAATATATGCCATTTCAAGTGCTTTAGCGCAGTTTATCTCGATTAATAG GTCTATTCTTCGAATATATGCCCATGATGATGTGAGTGCAGGCTCTTGGTTTATCGGACTCGATGTTAAGCATGTCGATGAGAGGAAATTTTGCTGCTCGCCCTCGTCTACAG GTTCGATATGCACAGCCATCTGA
- the LOC107896470 gene encoding hydroxyproline O-galactosyltransferase HPGT1 isoform X2, producing the protein MRSRGSSNRLPNSGGFGFHSRISALVLSMFATMATIYVAARMWQDAESRVYLIQQLHTTTALGNSAISVDNKLKVEACREQVHKLSALEMDLSAARQEGFVSKERSENGSTHSKKRLLAVIGIITTFGRKKNRDAIRKAWMGSGAALRKLEEKGIVVRFVIGRSANRRDSLDREIDNEHRQTDDIIVLNQVEAPEECSNKIKFFFVHAVESWDAEFYVKVNDDVYVNIDTLGATLSAHSDKPRVYMGCMKSGQVFSEPTHKWYEPDWWKFGDAKSYFRHASGEIYAISSALAQFISINSFPLLAGLFFEYMPMMM; encoded by the exons ATGCGTAGCCGGGGATCGAGTAACCGTCTTCCTAACTCCGGTGGCTTCGGTTTTCATTCTCGAATTTCGGCTTTGGTTCTCTCCATGTTCGCTACCATGGCCACCATTTACGTTGCCGCCCG CATGTGGCAAGACGCTGAGAGCAGAGTATATTTAATTCAACAACTTCACACAACAACTGCTCtg GGAAATTCTGCTATATCTGTTGATAATAAGCTAAAAGTTGAAGCCTGCAG GGAACAAGTGCATAAGTTATCAGCCCTTGAGATGGATTTATCTGCTGCAAGACAGGAAGGGTTTGTTTCAAAGGAGCGATCGGAGAACGGCAGTACACATTCTAAGAAAAGGCTATTAGCTGTTATAGGTATCATCACAACATTCGGTCGAAAGAAAAACCGAGACGCAATTCGGAAAGCATGGATGGGATCAG GCGCAGCTTTGAGAAAACTAGAAGAGAAAGGAATCGTTGTACGGTTCGTGATAGGAAGAAG TGCGAATCGCAGAGATAGTTTAGACAGGGAGATTGACAATGAACACAGGCAGACTGATGACATCATTGTTCTG AATCAAGTGGAGGCACCCGAGGAATGTTCaaacaagataaaatttttctttgttcatGCTGTGGAGAGCTGGGATGCAGAGTTCTATGTTAAGGTCAATGATGATGTTTATGTTAatattg ATACACTAGGTGCAACACTCTCTGCTCATTCAGATAAGCCTCGTGTTTATATGGGGTGTATGAAATCCGGACAAGTTTTCTCCGAACC GACTCACAAATGGTATGAACCTGACTGGTGGAAATTCGGCGATGCAAAATC ATACTTTCGGCATGCTTCAGGAGAAATATATGCCATTTCAAGTGCTTTAGCGCAGTTTATCTCGATTAATAG TTTTCCTCTTCTTGCAGGTCTATTCTTCGAATATATGCCCATGATGATGTGA